The following is a genomic window from Plasmodium knowlesi strain H genome assembly, chromosome: 1.
ATCGAGGGGGAAGACGAAATGTGGAAGTACACCTTTCTGCCCCCTCACTACTCTCCTTTCACCGTTTAAGCAAATGACGGAAGAGCACGTCGATATTTCTCAGGCTGTTCATCCGCGCCTCCCGGATGAAGGCATAGAGTATTTTCTTCCCCATCTcttgtatatacatgcgcaTGAAATTCTGATAAACCATGTTTCTTAGCTgtgttgtgtgtgtgtgtaggaAAAGAACATAACGCGGGATGTGTCATAAAGGAGTAAAGGTGGGTACTGTGCTCTGCTTGCAGTGGTCACATGAATGGAccaaagggaggaaaaatccCACGCGATAAACTTAGTTGCCTCCACGTAGTTGCGCCCATCGTGTCGTTTATCCTTGTGGGGGCACTAGTCCATTTAACCTACCCGAAAGCTTATGTAAAAGTCGACATTGATACAACCCGTTTTGTCTTCAATGATCCATTCAGTCGTCTGACAGGGGATGGAGTGAGAACGAAACAACTATGGCATGTGGCATCACTGGTGGTATAGTCATCAAAACGGTCATTATTCATGTAACGGCGATTTTTCGTAGTGCTAGCTCTAGTTAGCACGTggggtgaattttttttttttttttttttttttttttttttttttatccctccCCATTTATGCATACCAAGTGGTTAAACAGGTTCGTGTCTGCGCTGGAAAcctgaaaaaaagggggagaaaaaaaaaagaaaaaaggaaaaaaagaaaagatagaGTTATATTCATGGACATGCCCTTAAGATGTACATCCATCTAATGTCCGAATGGAAAATTCGTCCAGGAATATCCCACCACTAATGTTCCATTTATAACCCCTAACCTTGACAGTGGTAGGAACCTTAAACCGAATGACGGAGTCGTATGATTCCTTGAAAAACAGGTTCTCTATTTGGAGGAAGGCCTTGAACTGCTCCTCCGTCTTTTCCGTTATTCTGCTTTTCTGCAATATTAGAGGAAGGAGTTAGACGAGATAAGGTTGGCTTATCATGAACACCTAGCCGTTTGACAGAATTTTAAGATCTCGCTGAATGCACACAACAAGTATACAACCTTACCGTGACGTATGGCAAAAAGTGACTGTACCGATCTACATTCAGAACGGTGTAGAAGAAAACATGGCTTTGACAAATAACATCAAGGTTTTTCCTATATATGATGTCTTCAGTTGGGGTCCAAAGCTTCTTCCTAAAGAGGGAGTAGTTTCTTCTACAGCTATAGCAGTTGCTACTACCATTGACTACACTTCTGATGAGTGCCTGGCTGGGCGCGTTCTTCTTGACGAATTGGGCAAGTGGCATCCACCTCATCCTGTTCTTAGGGGAGAGAggaacacgaaaaaaaaaaaaaaaaaaaaaaaaaaaccaaaccACCACATGCACTTGGCATCACATGTTCCCAGTTTGCGTGCTTCCACCTGCAAGGAATGAGCTAAGTATCCATATCACGGGGGGGAAAGGATCTGAATTGATACGTTCGGTCCAGTCATCCTTCCAAGATGAAGCGCACAACCCTAATGGGTGGTCTACCTTAGTGGTGCTCTCCTCTTTACAGGAATGCACTGATGTCACGCAATGAAATGATAAGTGCGCTGGATATTATACATTGCCTTTGTGGCAACTTCACAGAGATAAGGAATGGGCAAAGGTTCGGAGACCCCCATCCGTCCGAGAGGCCTGTCACCGTTGTGTGTTCTTTCTTATCAtcgggggggggaaagagatTCCTGTATGCTCTTATCTACAATGAAAAATGCCCCCCCCTGATGATAAGAaagaacacacaaaaaaagtacatgtaAGTACtcacaaattattttccaatgaagagtttttctttttttttttttttttttttttttagcttttaaatttatttcccccGCAaaggaaatgagaaaaggCGACAATCCCAAGAACAACGGGAGAGAGTTCTCATAATTCAATTTTCTCAACGTACCTCGGATCGGTGCAAACAAGTGCAACTCCGGGGTGAACGATACAGAATAATCTATCCACGtggatgtaaaaaataaaagtgcgAATAGCGCGGGGGGGAAAATACACTAAAATGATGGAAACCATCAAACGGCGAAAACCGCCCAGAACGCGAAAACCGCGCTACAACAACCACGGAACGGTAGCATAGGTTGGAGTcacaatttttcaaaacgtGTATGTTCTTGAAAGTGTATGAAGCGTCATCGTCGACACTCCGCCCACActtgcaaaaggaaaaaaaaaaaaaaaaaaagtagtggCGACGATGCCgtggacaaggaaaaaaaaaaaaaaaaaaaaaaaaaaaaaaaaaaatacagatatataaaaaaaaaatataaaaaaaaatatataaaaatgaagttacTATTAAATCAAGGGGCTTGtttaaaattacaaaaaaaaaaaaatacatgtgtaaagaaaaggggggattCACTACTGTAGGGggagagggagaaaatatatattactcTTACGCATTAGGGAAATGATAAAGTGAGAAAAGCAGTGACATGTTGCTAAGCAACAGATAATCAGTTAAGACGCGCAAATGGAAGAGCAACGTCTAAGGGAAAAAGGCATCTAGctttttgaaggaaaaaaaaaaaaaattgtcacattttttttttttttttttttttctttaaaagaTCGGAAAGGGTATGCACACAGGAAaagtgtgtatatgtgtgtgcgtgCGTGCTGTACTTGTGTCCGTGTTTGCATAAGGGCAATCACATACAGAGAAGAGGCAACAGAGAGGGGAATCGATGACAGAAGCATACAAAAATTAGGAGATGCCTCTCCAGAGGAGAGGGACTGATTATAATCAGAGGTACTTTTTCACGCACACACGTGTAGGTGAATATTTACACATAGACAAAGCCATGCTCGCAAGGGGTGGTATACATGTGTCTGTCTGTTGATACCTGTGTTTGTGATGTTTGTGTGGAGACAAGGACAGAGGAATGGTGATATGTATGGACGGATTGAGTGGGCACGTAACGGTCCTCCCCTGCCACTGCCCCCACTTGATGTCTAACAAACACAGTTGGAGCgattctcctccttcttgcTGAGCTTCAAATTTTTCGTGACAACGCTGAGTTCCAGTAAAGAGGGGTTGTTTAAGATCTGCTGAATAAGCTCCTCAAAGCAGTATGTTATGTTGATATCATTCTTGGCACTGGTCTCGCAAAACAACATATTATTTTCGAAGGCGaagtttttcccttcatctTTTGTAACTTCGTGGTTAGCCTTGTCTATCTTGTTTGCAACCAACATCTTTATAGCATTCTTGTTCGTTGAGTATTTATCTATTTCGTGAATCCATACATCCAAGTTTTCAAATGACTCCCTCACGGTGCAGTCGCTGTGGTggtgtggttgtgttggttgatTGTATATtggttggttgtatgttggttgtggtggtggtgatggtttggggggaaggaagcgGGGCAATGCATTAAAAGGTGGACACACACGATATGCACGTTACACACGTCGGATCGGTTAATAGGTGCGATGCGATCGGTTGGGCAAGTCAAAGGACAAGTGGCATACACCTCTccctctgttttttttttttttcacttactAAACCAGAATAATGGCGTGGGCATTTCTATAATAGGCTGAGGTTAAAGTCCGGAATCTTTCCTGTCCCGCTGTGTCCCAAATACCAACTTTAATGGTCTTATTGTCTATTTTCAGGTACTTCACTTTGAAGTCGATGCctgtaggggggggggagaaatatACAACGGAGGGGAAGTAAAATCTGTCTGCATAGAAGAACCCCTATGTCAAACGGAGAGGCATATATACTCTCTGCCAGTGTGGGCTGCAAATATGATAAGGATGTTCGTCCCTCAGATGGTTCCTTTACCTATGGTGGACAGGACCTTCTCTTCAAACTGATTGTCGGAGTATCGGCACAGAATACTGCTTTTGCCTgcgagggggggggaggtgaaGCGGAAGCGATATTTCGATCAGGCAGTTCCATGAGGCAGCGCAACGTAGAGATAATGCACAGCTCTCCCACCCAGTGCACCGTCTCAGCCTGGGTTAACCGGTTTACACTCAGCTAGTCTCCTTTCGCAAAGGCGCTTAGGCCTTTCCGAATGTTGGAGACACAGCCACTATCCGAGAGAACCTACCTACGCTGGAATCTCCAACAAGTAACAACTTCAGCAGATAGTCATatttgttcttatttttcattttttcagaaggaacaaaaaaaaaaaaaagaaaaagaaaaaaaaaaaaaaaaacaggggGGGGCACTACGATGGTGGTGTGAGatgattcagggtttaatcATGCGTCGTGCGTCCATGAGTGAATGAAAACGCAGAGGTACACGTTGTTGGTGGTCCTCGTAGTCGTGATAGTGGTGGTGTTTGTGTTAGGATGGAGGTATAACTATATGGATGATGTTAAGGCAGATGCGAAGGGGTGATGTTTGTTTGTGTGGCCATGTTTTTTCTGGGGGCGAAGCGCTCACTGCGTGGTGATCATTCTTCGTGAAAAAAACACGGGCTGTTCCTCGTTGCAACATGGGTGCTGATATGCTTGCGTTGCCACGTGGGATACGCCGCTACACTGAAATTGGCTATACGTGTTGCTACGCAGTTTTGCGTTGCCACGATGGCAAATTCACGTGAGCTTCTACCCGCAGTCGCGCCAACTGGAATGTGGTACGCCTTCTTCTGCGAGTCgagcaacagaaaaaagggaacccaAACCAAATGACAAATGGTATTTTAAGCGGTGGTTATAATAACATCCTAATTCTTTGAATATTCTcgccttaatttttttttttttttcttttgcattttttcttctttgcagTGTTTctcatttgcattttttctcttttacattttttctgttttacattttttctcgTTGTATTTGCAATGTTCCAATTCGCACTTGAACCCTTGAAAAGGTTTCCTCCCTTCTCTTGGGGATTCAATGCTCGTGTATATGGGGGCAGGGGCTGCGTGAATGCACGGCGCGccctatttttctttttgagcGTGTGGAAAAGAGGCGCAAAAAACAAGTCGTGCCACGGGAAGTAGGAAcgcaggaaaaaggaaaaaaaaaaataaaataaaaaaaaagggggagtgGAAAGAACACCGAATAATTTGCGCATATATGGGCACATGTGGGTgaattaatatataaatacatcagtgcatattatatataggGACATGCGTACCTAAGCACCGTTCGTACAAGGACgaaaacatatttatatgcgTGGCGACGGTAGGGTAGCGCGGGGGAGGCGAGTGAAGGAAACACAGCAATAATTCTTGCCCTTTTTGCGCCGAGGAAATTccgaaattataaaaaaataaaaaaaaacacagaaagggaaaaaacaaagaagagaTGAAagggtggaagaaaaaaataaataaaagaaaaaaatttttatatgaCAGGAATAACAGCATTTTTATGTAAggtgtgaattttttttttctttttttttgcatttcgtTCTGATTTACTCTTCGCCCACCCAGggctcttcttctccttcccgtGGTCACTCTCCACGGCATGTTTTGGCCTCACCCACTTTTCACCTAGAAACGTTGCTCTCATGAATGAAACGGAAATCATCCACTCCCTGTTATGTCAATGGGGAAAGGGCCCGTCACTGGACTGTGCGGATGAAGCACACGTCACAGGGCTACTGGGTAGGGTATATGTTctcaatggaaaaatattactCAACACGGAAACGCCAAAACG
Proteins encoded in this region:
- a CDS encoding coenzyme Q-binding protein COQ10 homolog, mitochondrial, putative; this translates as MRWMPLAQFVKKNAPSQALIRSVVNGSSNCYSCRRNYSLFRKKLWTPTEDIIYRKNLDVICQSHVFFYTVLNVDRYSHFLPYVTKSRITEKTEEQFKAFLQIENLFFKESYDSVIRFKVPTTVKVSSADTNLFNHLTTEWIIEDKTGCINVDFYISFRLRNMVYQNFMRMYIQEMGKKILYAFIREARMNSLRNIDVLFRHLLKR
- a CDS encoding ras-related protein Rab-18, putative — protein: MKNKNKYDYLLKLLLVGDSSVGKSSILCRYSDNQFEEKVLSTIGIDFKVKYLKIDNKTIKVGIWDTAGQERFRTLTSAYYRNAHAIILVYDCTVRESFENLDVWIHEIDKYSTNKNAIKMLVANKIDKANHEVTKDEGKNFAFENNMLFCETSAKNDINITYCFEELIQQILNNPSLLELSVVTKNLKLSKKEENRSNCVC